In a single window of the Elaeis guineensis isolate ETL-2024a chromosome 8, EG11, whole genome shotgun sequence genome:
- the LOC105049958 gene encoding sister chromatid cohesion protein PDS5 homolog A isoform X4: protein MAQKLQQQLRDVGSKLESPPASKDALVKLLKQAANCLSEIDQSPLPSMLDSMRPCLNAIAKQELLKHQDREVKVLVATCICEITRITAPEAPYSDDVLRDIFHLIVSTFSGLGDINSSSFGRRVVILETLARYRSCVVMLDLECNDLIYEMFSTFFSVVSDDHPQNVFTSMQTIMVLILDESEDIQDNLLSIILSALGRKRNDSSMAARKLAMNVIEHCAGKLEPCIMQFLVSSLSGDNSYLNKSLDHHEVIYDIYQCAPQILTGITPYITGELLTDKLDVRLKAVQLLGDLFALPGVSISECFQPLFSEFLKRLTDRVVEVRISVIEHLKHCLISNPSRPEAPQIIKALSDRLLDYDENVRKQVVSAVYDVACHALKVIPAEIARLVAERLRDKSLSVKRYTMERLADLYKLNCVKSPESLIDIEDFEWIPGKILRCLYDKDFRSETIELILCGSLFPSEFSIKDKVKHWITIFSRFDKVEVKALEQVLLQKHRLQQEMQKYLSLRQAHQEDAPDLQKRISGSFRIMSRLFSDPAKAEESFLTLNQLKDVNIWKILMSLLDPSTSFCQAWSYRDELLKILGERHPLYDFMGMLSIKCSYLLFNKEYVKEILSEAAAQQSVGNTKLMSSCMNLLTVISSFSPLLLAGCEEDLVRLLKEDNEIIKEGISHVLARAGGIIREQLALTSSSVELLLERLCLEGTRKQAKYSVQALAAITKDDGLKSLSVLYKRLVDMLEEKTHLPAILQSLGCIAQTALPVFETREDEIVGFIRSKILESSNDDGASTQKTECSERSELCLLKIFGIKTLVKSYLPAKDAHLRPGIEKLVEILKNILLFGDISNNIESSAADKVHLKLASAKAVLRLSRHWDHKIPIDVFYMTLRMPQDIHPQSRKLFLNKVHQYIKERLLDAKYACSFLLNINDYHTPEYEECKQNLLEVVQVCQQLKVRQLSMQCEMNMLVAYPEYILAYLVHALAHHPSCPNIEECMDVQAFEPTYWRLHLFLSTLLHGDEGRQSGGVSNWKKESFTAIVSILHSIKSSEDVVDEAKSKTSHAICDLGLTIAKRLVQDQTDISVISAVPLPHTLYKFVEKNKDVISVDADEQSWLGGESAMAHFEALKIENKEMIDSGAAKDDMALERSDKDGDEVPLGEMMKILKSQGPKKKKTIKKNSSPFDIKKMEHEVDVLGVVREINLDNLERAQNVETGTKDPEYFGSGQTSKINNNEKLTVSGKRKRDKTTIEVVVPTPKRKRSISVQRSHSAKGQKGSRGIPSSQSIEMDEKTHISLGQKLFTDKGLTESTDSDLLASCLPMVKSSSSRNGKKDADGLLAEKLVSNDQKKSSSPVDSDKKSSQPLLGSIKKRKVRSIAGLGKCSSHSDELSDSELVGSRIKVWWPLDKQFYEGVVQSYDPGKKKHVILYDDGDVEVLHLAKEKWEVISNGCMPKKRPKSKHASPHEELSPEKTGDKSNQADSKQKKNSMKKSSSSKIKRKSTPRKRKVNNRKRVSESNVNADMSDMDSRGDSDLSSVRPPSGSDVDDANSDRLEGKEEHAMLEVGKKTEGSFKEDSEEPVEEDKQDYSGLDGTGDSDDEPLSAWKQGAGKAT, encoded by the exons ATGGCGCAGAAGCTGCAGCAGCAGCTGAGGGACGTGGGGTCGAAGCTCGAGAGCCCTCCCGCTTCCAAAGATGCTCTGGTTAAGCTCTTAAAG CAAGCTGCAAACTGCCTCTCCGAGATAGATCAGTCACCGTTGCCGTCAATGTTGGATTCAATGCGGCCTTGCCTTAATGCAATTGCCAAACAAGAATTGCTGAAACATCAAGATAGGGAAGTCAAAGTTCTGGTAGCAACCTGCATTTGTGAAATCACCAGAATAACTGCACCAGAAGCTCCTTACAGTGATGATGTTCTAAGG GACATATTTCATTTGATTGTTAGTACTTTTAGTGGATTAGGTGATATTAACAGTTCATCATTTGGAAGGAGAGTTGTTATCTTAGAGACACTCGCAAGATACAGGTCATGTGTTGTGATGTTGGATCTTGAATGTAATGATCTCATATATGAAATGTTCAGTACATTTTTCTCTGTTGTCAG TGATGATCATCCACAAAATGTTTTTACATCAATGCAAACAATCATGGTCCTTATTCTGGATGAGAGTGAGGATATACAGGATAATTTGTTAAGTATCATCCTCTCTGCTTTGGGTCGGAAAAGAAAT GATTCTTCTATGGCAGCACGGAAGCTTGCGATGAATGTTATAGAACATTGTGCAGGAAAACTTGAGCCTTGCATAATGCAGTTTCTTGTATCATCACTATCAGGCGATAACAGTTATTTGAACAAATCACTTGACCATCACGAAGTCATCTATGATATATATCAGTGTGCACCCCAGATTCTCACAGGAATCACTCCTTATATTACAGGAGAGTTGCTG ACAGATAAGTTAGATGTTCGGCTGAAAGCGGTGCAATTACTTGGTGACCTGTTTGCTTTACCTGGGGTATCAATCTCTGAATGTTTTCAGCCACTCTTCTCTGAGTTTTTAAAGAGATTGACTGATAGGGTAGTGGAAGTCCGTATTTCTGTAATTGAACACTTGAAGCATTGCCTGATATCAAATCCTTCCCGACCTGAAGCTCCTCAGATCATCA AGGCACTAAGCGATCGATTGTTGGATTATGATGAAAATGTTCGGAAACAAGTTGTTTCTGCAGTTTATGATGTGGCTTGCCATGCATTGAAAGTTATTCCAGCTGAGATAGCTAGGCTGGTCGCAGAACGCCTTCGAGACAAATCT CTGTCTGTCAAAAGATATACCATGGAGAGGTTGGCTGATCTATACAAACTTAATTGCGTAAAGAGCCCTGAGagcttgatagatattgaagattttGAGTGGATACCGGGGAAGATATTGAGATGCTTATATGACAAAGATTTTAG ATCGGAGACGATCGAGCTTATTTTGTGTGGTTCTTTGTTCCCATCTGAGTTCTCAATCAAAGATAAAGTGAAACATTGGATAACAATTTTCTCAAGGTTTGATAAAGTTGAGGTCAAGGCCCTTGAACAGGTTCTTTTGCAAAAGCACAG GTTACAGCAAGAAATGCAGAAGTATCTCTCTCTTAGACAGGCACATCAG GAAGATGCCCCTGACCTCCAAAAGAGAATTTCTGGCTCCTTCCGTATCATGTCTCGCTTGTTCAGTGATCCTGCAAAGGCCGAGGAGAGTTTTCTGACTCTCAATCAGCTAAAAGATGTGAATATATGGAAAATTCTGATGAGCCTACTTGATCCTAGCACTAGTTTCTGTCAAGCATGGTCATATCGG GATGAATTGCTTAAGATCCTTGGAGAAAGACACCCACTTTATGATTTTATGGGAATGCTTTCAATAAAATGTTCATATCTATTATTCAATAAGGAGTATGTTAAGGAGATTCTTTCAGAAGCTGCTGCACAACAATCTGTTGGAAATACGAAGCTCATGTCATCATGCATGAATCTACTTACG GTTATTTCGAGTTTCTCTCCCCTGCTTTTGGCTGGCTGTGAAGAAGATCTCGTTCGTCTTCTAAAAGAGGATAATGAAATAATTAAAGAAGGTATTTCTCATGTTTTGGCAAGGGCTGGTGGAATCATTCGTGAACAGCTGGCGCTGACTTCAAG TTCTGTTGAGCTACTGTTGGAAAGGCTATGTTTAGAGGGTACACGGAAACAAGCAAAATATTCTGTACAGGCCCTCGCAGCAATAACTAAAGATGATGGTCTAAAGTCCCTCTCTGTTCTATACAAG AGGCTTGTGGATATGTTGGAGGAGAAAACACACTTACCAGCGATATTGCAATCCCTGGGATGTATAGCACAGACTGCATTGCCAGTTTTTGAAACCAGAGAGGATGAAATTGTAGGGTTCATAAGGAGTAAAATCCTCGAAAGTAGTAAT GATGATGGAGCTTCTACACAAAAGACTGAATGCAGTGAAAGGAGTGAACTTTGTTTATTGAAG ATCTTTGGCATTAAGACTTTGGTGAAGAGCTACTTGCCTGCCAAAGATGCTCATTTACGACCAGGAATTGAAAAACTAGTGGAGATCCTTAAAAACATTCTTTTATTTGGGGATATTTCAAATAATATAGAATCAAG TGCTGCTGATAAGGTCCATTTGAAGCTTGCTTCGGCAAAGGCTGTTCTTCGGTTGTCAAGGCATTGGGATCACAAGATACCTATTGATGTTTTTTATATGACCTTAAGAATGCCACAG GATATCCATCCTCAGTCTAGGAAATTATTCCTCAATAAAGTGCATCAGTATATTAAGGAAAGGCTGCtggatgcaaaatatgcttgttCCTTCTTGTTAAATATAAACGATTATCACACTCCAGAATATGAAGAg TGCAAACAAAATCTACTTGAAGTAGTACAAGTATGCCAGCAACTTAAGGTACGACAACTTTCTATGCAATGCGAGATGAACATGCTGGTGGCTTATCCAGAATATATCCTTGCATATTTGGTCCATGCCCTTGCACATCATCCTTCGTGTCCAAATATTGAAGAGTGCATGGATGTTCAAGCATTTGAACCCACTTACTG GCGGTTGCATTTGTTTCTTTCTACGTTGTTGCATGGAGATGAAGGTCGACAATCTGGTGGTGTTTCCAACTGGAAAAAGGAGAGTTTTACTGCAATTGTTTCTATTTTGCACAGTATTAAGAGCTCAGAAGATGTGGTTGATGAAGCAAAGTCAAAA ACATCACATGCTATATGTGATCTTGGTCTTACAATTGCAAAGAGATTGGTTCAAGACCAGACAGATATTTCAGTAATCAGTGCAGTTCCCCTCCCACATACGTTATACAAGTTTGTCGAGAAAAACAAAGATGTGATCTCTGTG GATGCTGATGAACAGAGCTGGTTGGGTGGTGAGAGTGCCATGGCCCATTTCGAAGCActtaaaattgaaaataaagaaaTG ATTGATTCAGGTGCTGCCAAGGATGATATGGCCCTAGAGAGGAGTGATAAAGATGGTGATGAAGTGCCTCtaggagagatgatgaaaattcttAAATCTCAGGGACCCAAGAAGAAGAAAACAATCAAAAAGAACAGTTCAccttttgatattaaaaaaatggaACATGAAGTTGATGTTCTAGGAGTTGTAAGGGAAATAAATTTGGATAATTTGGAAAGAGCCCAGAACGTGGAAACAGGGACCAAAGATCCTGAGTATTTTGGAAGTGGGCAGAcgtcaaaaataaataataatgaaaAACTTACAGTAtctggaaaaagaaaaagggacaaAACTACAATTGAAGTAGTAGTGCCAACTCCTAAACGTAAAAGGTCCATTTCTGTGCAAAGGTCTCATTCTGCAAAGGGCCAGAAAGGAAGCAGAGGAATTCCTTCTTCACAATCTATTGAGATGGATGAGAAGACACATATCTCCTTGGGACAAAAGTTGTTCACCGATAAAGGCCTGACTGAGTCTACTGATTCAGACTTGTTAGCCTCTTGCCTGCCCATGGTTAAAAGCAGCTCATCCAGAAATGGAAAGAAAGATGCTGATGGTTTGCTTGCTGAGAAACTTGTCAGCAATGACCAAAAG AAATCTTCCAGTCCGGTAGATTCTGATAAAAAATCTAGTCAACCCTTACTTGGTTCAATTAAAAAGCGTAAAGTAAGAAGCATTGCTGGTTTAGGGAAG TGTTCATCACATAGCGATGAATTGAGTGATTCAGAATTGGTTGGATccagaataaaagtttggtggcCGTTGGATAAGCA GTTCTATGAAGGTGTTGTACAATCTTATGATCCAGGAAAGAAAAAACATGTG ATATTGTATGATGATGGAGATGTGGAAGTGCTTCACTTAGCCAAGGAGAAGTGGGAAGTTATCAGTAATGGATGCATGCCAAAAAAG CGACCAAAATCCAAACATGCATCCCCACATGAAGAACT GTCACCAGAGAAGACAGGTGACAAAAGCAACCAAGCTGATTCTAAACAAAAAAAGAACAGCATGAAGAA ATCTTCATCTtctaaaatcaaaagaaaaagtaCTCCAAGAAAACGTAAAGTAAATAACAGAAAAAGAGTATCAGAAAGTAATGTTAATGCAGATATGAGCGACATGGATAGCAGGGGTGATTCTGATTTATCAAGTGTCCGTCCACCTTCTGGGTCTGATGTTGATGATGCCAACTCAG ATAGGCTTGAAGGGAAAGAAGAACATGCAATGTTAGAAGTTGGAAAGAAAACTGAAGGGAGCTTCAAAGAGGATTCAGAAGAGCCGGTGGAAGAAGACAAGCAAGATTATTCTGGCTTAGATGGCACAGGAGATTCCGATGATGAACCTCTT AGTGCATGGAAGCAAGGTGCTGGAAAAGCCACGTAA
- the LOC105049958 gene encoding sister chromatid cohesion protein PDS5 homolog A isoform X5, with translation MAQKLQQQLRDVGSKLESPPASKDALVKLLKQAANCLSEIDQSPLPSMLDSMRPCLNAIAKQELLKHQDREVKVLVATCICEITRITAPEAPYSDDVLRDIFHLIVSTFSGLGDINSSSFGRRVVILETLARYRSCVVMLDLECNDLIYEMFSTFFSVVSDDHPQNVFTSMQTIMVLILDESEDIQDNLLSIILSALGRKRNDSSMAARKLAMNVIEHCAGKLEPCIMQFLVSSLSGDNSYLNKSLDHHEVIYDIYQCAPQILTGITPYITGELLTDKLDVRLKAVQLLGDLFALPGVSISECFQPLFSEFLKRLTDRVVEVRISVIEHLKHCLISNPSRPEAPQIIKALSDRLLDYDENVRKQVVSAVYDVACHALKVIPAEIARLVAERLRDKSLSVKRYTMERLADLYKLNCVKSPESLIDIEDFEWIPGKILRCLYDKDFRSETIELILCGSLFPSEFSIKDKVKHWITIFSRFDKVEVKALEQVLLQKHRLQQEMQKYLSLRQAHQEDAPDLQKRISGSFRIMSRLFSDPAKAEESFLTLNQLKDVNIWKILMSLLDPSTSFCQAWSYRDELLKILGERHPLYDFMGMLSIKCSYLLFNKEYVKEILSEAAAQQSVGNTKLMSSCMNLLTVISSFSPLLLAGCEEDLVRLLKEDNEIIKEGISHVLARAGGIIREQLALTSSSVELLLERLCLEGTRKQAKYSVQALAAITKDDGLKSLSVLYKVFMRLVDMLEEKTHLPAILQSLGCIAQTALPVFETREDEIVGFIRSKILESSNKDDGASTQKTECSERSELCLLKIFGIKTLVKSYLPAKDAHLRPGIEKLVEILKNILLFGDISNNIESSAADKVHLKLASAKAVLRLSRHWDHKIPIDVFYMTLRMPQDIHPQSRKLFLNKVHQYIKERLLDAKYACSFLLNINDYHTPEYEECKQNLLEVVQVCQQLKVRQLSMQCEMNMLVAYPEYILAYLVHALAHHPSCPNIEECMDVQAFEPTYWRLHLFLSTLLHGDEGRQSGGVSNWKKESFTAIVSILHSIKSSEDVVDEAKSKTSHAICDLGLTIAKRLVQDQTDISVISAVPLPHTLYKFVEKNKDVISVDADEQSWLGGESAMAHFEALKIENKEMIDSGAAKDDMALERSDKDGDEVPLGEMMKILKSQGPKKKKTIKKNSSPFDIKKMEHEVDVLGVVREINLDNLERAQNVETGTKDPEYFGSGQTSKINNNEKLTVSGKRKRDKTTIEVVVPTPKRKRSISVQRSHSAKGQKGSRGIPSSQSIEMDEKTHISLGQKLFTDKGLTESTDSDLLASCLPMVKSSSSRNGKKDADGLLAEKLVSNDQKKSSSPVDSDKKSSQPLLGSIKKRKVRSIAGLGKCSSHSDELSDSELVGSRIKVWWPLDKQFYEGVVQSYDPGKKKHVILYDDGDVEVLHLAKEKWEVISNGCMPKKRPKSKHASPHEELSPEKTGDKSNQADSKQKKNSMKKKSTPRKRKVNNRKRVSESNVNADMSDMDSRGDSDLSSVRPPSGSDVDDANSDRLEGKEEHAMLEVGKKTEGSFKEDSEEPVEEDKQDYSGLDGTGDSDDEPLSAWKQGAGKAT, from the exons ATGGCGCAGAAGCTGCAGCAGCAGCTGAGGGACGTGGGGTCGAAGCTCGAGAGCCCTCCCGCTTCCAAAGATGCTCTGGTTAAGCTCTTAAAG CAAGCTGCAAACTGCCTCTCCGAGATAGATCAGTCACCGTTGCCGTCAATGTTGGATTCAATGCGGCCTTGCCTTAATGCAATTGCCAAACAAGAATTGCTGAAACATCAAGATAGGGAAGTCAAAGTTCTGGTAGCAACCTGCATTTGTGAAATCACCAGAATAACTGCACCAGAAGCTCCTTACAGTGATGATGTTCTAAGG GACATATTTCATTTGATTGTTAGTACTTTTAGTGGATTAGGTGATATTAACAGTTCATCATTTGGAAGGAGAGTTGTTATCTTAGAGACACTCGCAAGATACAGGTCATGTGTTGTGATGTTGGATCTTGAATGTAATGATCTCATATATGAAATGTTCAGTACATTTTTCTCTGTTGTCAG TGATGATCATCCACAAAATGTTTTTACATCAATGCAAACAATCATGGTCCTTATTCTGGATGAGAGTGAGGATATACAGGATAATTTGTTAAGTATCATCCTCTCTGCTTTGGGTCGGAAAAGAAAT GATTCTTCTATGGCAGCACGGAAGCTTGCGATGAATGTTATAGAACATTGTGCAGGAAAACTTGAGCCTTGCATAATGCAGTTTCTTGTATCATCACTATCAGGCGATAACAGTTATTTGAACAAATCACTTGACCATCACGAAGTCATCTATGATATATATCAGTGTGCACCCCAGATTCTCACAGGAATCACTCCTTATATTACAGGAGAGTTGCTG ACAGATAAGTTAGATGTTCGGCTGAAAGCGGTGCAATTACTTGGTGACCTGTTTGCTTTACCTGGGGTATCAATCTCTGAATGTTTTCAGCCACTCTTCTCTGAGTTTTTAAAGAGATTGACTGATAGGGTAGTGGAAGTCCGTATTTCTGTAATTGAACACTTGAAGCATTGCCTGATATCAAATCCTTCCCGACCTGAAGCTCCTCAGATCATCA AGGCACTAAGCGATCGATTGTTGGATTATGATGAAAATGTTCGGAAACAAGTTGTTTCTGCAGTTTATGATGTGGCTTGCCATGCATTGAAAGTTATTCCAGCTGAGATAGCTAGGCTGGTCGCAGAACGCCTTCGAGACAAATCT CTGTCTGTCAAAAGATATACCATGGAGAGGTTGGCTGATCTATACAAACTTAATTGCGTAAAGAGCCCTGAGagcttgatagatattgaagattttGAGTGGATACCGGGGAAGATATTGAGATGCTTATATGACAAAGATTTTAG ATCGGAGACGATCGAGCTTATTTTGTGTGGTTCTTTGTTCCCATCTGAGTTCTCAATCAAAGATAAAGTGAAACATTGGATAACAATTTTCTCAAGGTTTGATAAAGTTGAGGTCAAGGCCCTTGAACAGGTTCTTTTGCAAAAGCACAG GTTACAGCAAGAAATGCAGAAGTATCTCTCTCTTAGACAGGCACATCAG GAAGATGCCCCTGACCTCCAAAAGAGAATTTCTGGCTCCTTCCGTATCATGTCTCGCTTGTTCAGTGATCCTGCAAAGGCCGAGGAGAGTTTTCTGACTCTCAATCAGCTAAAAGATGTGAATATATGGAAAATTCTGATGAGCCTACTTGATCCTAGCACTAGTTTCTGTCAAGCATGGTCATATCGG GATGAATTGCTTAAGATCCTTGGAGAAAGACACCCACTTTATGATTTTATGGGAATGCTTTCAATAAAATGTTCATATCTATTATTCAATAAGGAGTATGTTAAGGAGATTCTTTCAGAAGCTGCTGCACAACAATCTGTTGGAAATACGAAGCTCATGTCATCATGCATGAATCTACTTACG GTTATTTCGAGTTTCTCTCCCCTGCTTTTGGCTGGCTGTGAAGAAGATCTCGTTCGTCTTCTAAAAGAGGATAATGAAATAATTAAAGAAGGTATTTCTCATGTTTTGGCAAGGGCTGGTGGAATCATTCGTGAACAGCTGGCGCTGACTTCAAG TTCTGTTGAGCTACTGTTGGAAAGGCTATGTTTAGAGGGTACACGGAAACAAGCAAAATATTCTGTACAGGCCCTCGCAGCAATAACTAAAGATGATGGTCTAAAGTCCCTCTCTGTTCTATACAAGGTCTTCATG AGGCTTGTGGATATGTTGGAGGAGAAAACACACTTACCAGCGATATTGCAATCCCTGGGATGTATAGCACAGACTGCATTGCCAGTTTTTGAAACCAGAGAGGATGAAATTGTAGGGTTCATAAGGAGTAAAATCCTCGAAAGTAGTAAT AAGGATGATGGAGCTTCTACACAAAAGACTGAATGCAGTGAAAGGAGTGAACTTTGTTTATTGAAG ATCTTTGGCATTAAGACTTTGGTGAAGAGCTACTTGCCTGCCAAAGATGCTCATTTACGACCAGGAATTGAAAAACTAGTGGAGATCCTTAAAAACATTCTTTTATTTGGGGATATTTCAAATAATATAGAATCAAG TGCTGCTGATAAGGTCCATTTGAAGCTTGCTTCGGCAAAGGCTGTTCTTCGGTTGTCAAGGCATTGGGATCACAAGATACCTATTGATGTTTTTTATATGACCTTAAGAATGCCACAG GATATCCATCCTCAGTCTAGGAAATTATTCCTCAATAAAGTGCATCAGTATATTAAGGAAAGGCTGCtggatgcaaaatatgcttgttCCTTCTTGTTAAATATAAACGATTATCACACTCCAGAATATGAAGAg TGCAAACAAAATCTACTTGAAGTAGTACAAGTATGCCAGCAACTTAAGGTACGACAACTTTCTATGCAATGCGAGATGAACATGCTGGTGGCTTATCCAGAATATATCCTTGCATATTTGGTCCATGCCCTTGCACATCATCCTTCGTGTCCAAATATTGAAGAGTGCATGGATGTTCAAGCATTTGAACCCACTTACTG GCGGTTGCATTTGTTTCTTTCTACGTTGTTGCATGGAGATGAAGGTCGACAATCTGGTGGTGTTTCCAACTGGAAAAAGGAGAGTTTTACTGCAATTGTTTCTATTTTGCACAGTATTAAGAGCTCAGAAGATGTGGTTGATGAAGCAAAGTCAAAA ACATCACATGCTATATGTGATCTTGGTCTTACAATTGCAAAGAGATTGGTTCAAGACCAGACAGATATTTCAGTAATCAGTGCAGTTCCCCTCCCACATACGTTATACAAGTTTGTCGAGAAAAACAAAGATGTGATCTCTGTG GATGCTGATGAACAGAGCTGGTTGGGTGGTGAGAGTGCCATGGCCCATTTCGAAGCActtaaaattgaaaataaagaaaTG ATTGATTCAGGTGCTGCCAAGGATGATATGGCCCTAGAGAGGAGTGATAAAGATGGTGATGAAGTGCCTCtaggagagatgatgaaaattcttAAATCTCAGGGACCCAAGAAGAAGAAAACAATCAAAAAGAACAGTTCAccttttgatattaaaaaaatggaACATGAAGTTGATGTTCTAGGAGTTGTAAGGGAAATAAATTTGGATAATTTGGAAAGAGCCCAGAACGTGGAAACAGGGACCAAAGATCCTGAGTATTTTGGAAGTGGGCAGAcgtcaaaaataaataataatgaaaAACTTACAGTAtctggaaaaagaaaaagggacaaAACTACAATTGAAGTAGTAGTGCCAACTCCTAAACGTAAAAGGTCCATTTCTGTGCAAAGGTCTCATTCTGCAAAGGGCCAGAAAGGAAGCAGAGGAATTCCTTCTTCACAATCTATTGAGATGGATGAGAAGACACATATCTCCTTGGGACAAAAGTTGTTCACCGATAAAGGCCTGACTGAGTCTACTGATTCAGACTTGTTAGCCTCTTGCCTGCCCATGGTTAAAAGCAGCTCATCCAGAAATGGAAAGAAAGATGCTGATGGTTTGCTTGCTGAGAAACTTGTCAGCAATGACCAAAAG AAATCTTCCAGTCCGGTAGATTCTGATAAAAAATCTAGTCAACCCTTACTTGGTTCAATTAAAAAGCGTAAAGTAAGAAGCATTGCTGGTTTAGGGAAG TGTTCATCACATAGCGATGAATTGAGTGATTCAGAATTGGTTGGATccagaataaaagtttggtggcCGTTGGATAAGCA GTTCTATGAAGGTGTTGTACAATCTTATGATCCAGGAAAGAAAAAACATGTG ATATTGTATGATGATGGAGATGTGGAAGTGCTTCACTTAGCCAAGGAGAAGTGGGAAGTTATCAGTAATGGATGCATGCCAAAAAAG CGACCAAAATCCAAACATGCATCCCCACATGAAGAACT GTCACCAGAGAAGACAGGTGACAAAAGCAACCAAGCTGATTCTAAACAAAAAAAGAACAGCATGAAGAA aaaaagtaCTCCAAGAAAACGTAAAGTAAATAACAGAAAAAGAGTATCAGAAAGTAATGTTAATGCAGATATGAGCGACATGGATAGCAGGGGTGATTCTGATTTATCAAGTGTCCGTCCACCTTCTGGGTCTGATGTTGATGATGCCAACTCAG ATAGGCTTGAAGGGAAAGAAGAACATGCAATGTTAGAAGTTGGAAAGAAAACTGAAGGGAGCTTCAAAGAGGATTCAGAAGAGCCGGTGGAAGAAGACAAGCAAGATTATTCTGGCTTAGATGGCACAGGAGATTCCGATGATGAACCTCTT AGTGCATGGAAGCAAGGTGCTGGAAAAGCCACGTAA